In Bythopirellula goksoeyrii, a single window of DNA contains:
- a CDS encoding BON domain-containing protein, whose product MRSFMLGLALLIAATGPAVSTTTAATSDENAAQHIADNLKESGKLKGYRVGVKYEDGVAWLKGTVTSPQQKQIAEEIARSSNGVQHVISKIEVEQPVQDSATSSSYGQAEAASFGSAQAGQAPRQGAPRQAQRNNNMPVPYAYMGQQGQNANVRAASFSQQAQYCPDGACMPGAGGGMGGMGMGGDGGYAPGGMGPSGNYDNPQMPGYAWPSYAASPNYAALTYPKQYSASAWPYIGPFYPYPQVPLGWRKVTLEWDDGWWFLDFKDCKNCR is encoded by the coding sequence ATGCGGAGTTTCATGTTAGGTTTGGCACTGCTAATTGCAGCTACTGGACCAGCGGTTTCGACGACAACTGCTGCTACCAGTGACGAAAATGCAGCACAGCACATTGCCGACAATCTCAAAGAAAGCGGTAAGCTCAAGGGCTACCGCGTTGGCGTAAAGTACGAAGACGGGGTTGCGTGGCTCAAAGGAACTGTCACCAGCCCACAACAGAAACAAATTGCCGAAGAGATTGCACGCAGTAGCAATGGCGTTCAACACGTGATCAGCAAGATCGAAGTGGAACAGCCTGTCCAAGATTCTGCTACCTCGTCATCCTACGGACAAGCTGAAGCTGCTAGCTTCGGTAGTGCACAGGCTGGTCAGGCACCTCGTCAAGGTGCTCCTAGACAAGCACAGCGAAACAACAACATGCCAGTCCCCTATGCCTACATGGGCCAACAGGGGCAAAACGCGAACGTTCGGGCAGCTTCCTTTAGCCAACAGGCACAGTATTGTCCGGACGGGGCATGCATGCCAGGTGCTGGCGGTGGAATGGGCGGTATGGGAATGGGTGGTGACGGTGGCTACGCTCCTGGCGGCATGGGACCATCGGGAAACTATGACAATCCACAAATGCCTGGTTATGCCTGGCCAAGCTACGCTGCTTCCCCAAACTATGCAGCTCTGACCTATCCGAAGCAGTATTCGGCTTCGGCTTGGCCATACATCGGCCCATTCTATCCTTATCCCCAGGTGCCACTGGGCTGGAGAAAGGTCACTCTGGAATGGGACGACGGCTGGTGGTTCTTGGACTTCAAGGACTGCAAGAACTGCCGGTAG